From a region of the Pseudanabaena sp. ABRG5-3 genome:
- a CDS encoding NAD(P)H-quinone oxidoreductase subunit H, producing MVMIETKAERMVINMGPHHPSMHGVLRLIVTLDGENVVDCEPVLGYLHRSMEKIAESRTIIQYLPYVTRWDYLATMFTEAITVNAPEKLANVPVPRRASYIRMIMLELSRIASHLLWLGTFVADIGAQTPFFYVFREREMIYDLFEAATGMRMMHNYFRIGGVAADLPYGWNEKCEDFCNYFLPVIDEYEKLITNNPIFRKRVEGLGTITRDEAINWGLSGPMLRGSGVKLDLRKVDHYELYDELDWNVQWETGGDCLARYLVRVREMRESTKMVLQCLKQIPGGSYENLEAQRVLAGPKSEWNSLDYQFISKKPSPTFKVASGEHYVRVEAPKGELGVYIIGEDSVFPWRFKIRPPGFINLQILPELVRGMKIADIMAILGSVDIIMGEVDR from the coding sequence ATGGTGATGATTGAAACCAAAGCCGAACGCATGGTCATAAATATGGGACCTCACCACCCATCCATGCACGGCGTTCTTAGACTTATCGTCACGCTCGATGGCGAAAACGTAGTCGATTGCGAACCAGTACTAGGGTACTTGCATCGCTCGATGGAAAAAATCGCCGAAAGTCGCACGATTATTCAATATCTCCCCTACGTGACCCGATGGGATTACCTCGCGACCATGTTCACCGAGGCAATCACCGTCAATGCACCCGAAAAGTTAGCCAACGTGCCAGTGCCAAGACGCGCCAGCTACATTCGCATGATCATGCTAGAACTGAGCCGCATCGCCTCTCACCTCCTGTGGCTTGGCACATTCGTTGCAGACATCGGCGCACAAACCCCATTTTTCTACGTTTTCCGCGAACGGGAAATGATCTATGACCTGTTCGAGGCTGCAACAGGGATGCGGATGATGCACAACTATTTCCGCATTGGGGGAGTTGCCGCCGACCTACCCTACGGCTGGAACGAAAAATGCGAAGACTTTTGTAATTACTTCTTACCAGTAATTGACGAATACGAAAAATTAATTACCAATAACCCGATCTTCCGTAAACGGGTCGAAGGGTTAGGCACAATCACTCGCGATGAAGCTATCAACTGGGGCTTATCAGGACCCATGTTACGTGGTTCAGGCGTAAAGCTAGATTTACGCAAAGTCGATCATTACGAACTCTACGACGAACTCGACTGGAACGTGCAGTGGGAAACAGGCGGCGACTGTCTAGCCCGTTACCTCGTGCGTGTTCGGGAAATGCGTGAATCCACCAAAATGGTGCTGCAATGTCTCAAACAGATTCCTGGCGGATCTTACGAAAACCTCGAAGCACAACGAGTTCTCGCAGGACCTAAGAGTGAATGGAACTCGCTAGATTATCAGTTCATCAGCAAGAAACCATCTCCTACCTTCAAAGTTGCTTCGGGTGAGCATTATGTACGCGTCGAAGCGCCCAAGGGTGAACTCGGTGTCTATATTATTGGCGAAGATAGCGTCTTCCCTTGGCGTTTCAAGATTCGTCCACCCGGATTTATCAATTTGCAAATCTTGCCAGAACTGGTACGGGGCATGAAGATCGCCGACATCATGGCGATCCTAGGAAGTGTGGACATTATTATGGGTGAGGTCGATCGCTAA
- a CDS encoding BrnA antitoxin family protein, producing the protein MKKEYDFSQAKRGAVIPQIGKTRITIYIDDDVLEAFRERGDSAGKGYQTIMNEALREYLNKVQPPLNEETLRRVIQEELLVLVSPKVVS; encoded by the coding sequence ATGAAGAAGGAATATGATTTTAGCCAAGCTAAACGTGGTGCTGTGATTCCTCAAATAGGTAAAACCCGCATAACGATTTACATTGATGATGACGTACTTGAAGCATTTCGAGAACGTGGTGATTCTGCTGGCAAGGGTTATCAAACGATTATGAATGAAGCTTTGCGAGAATACCTCAACAAGGTACAACCACCCCTGAACGAAGAAACATTGCGCCGTGTCATTCAAGAGGAACTTCTTGTATTAGTTAGCCCCAAAGTGGTTTCTTGA
- a CDS encoding DUF6972 family protein, translated as MAGIKRRITPDSRSSLIDKHLPNTPQVQRLLRREGRTHIFSDHETLEKVIQAIILDGERTGIDDETDDYERYGLYFDEPIGYIIRVDGSQTPLYYGEIKVLKATGEYHAIPRTSPRKTG; from the coding sequence ATGGCAGGAATCAAACGACGTATTACTCCAGACTCCAGATCGAGTTTGATTGATAAACATTTGCCTAACACGCCCCAAGTTCAACGATTGCTAAGGAGGGAAGGGAGAACGCATATTTTTAGCGATCACGAAACCTTAGAAAAAGTTATTCAGGCTATCATCTTAGATGGAGAACGCACTGGCATCGATGATGAAACCGATGACTATGAAAGGTATGGACTATATTTTGACGAACCAATTGGTTACATAATTAGAGTAGATGGTAGCCAAACACCTCTTTATTACGGTGAGATCAAAGTCCTAAAAGCTACAGGTGAATATCATGCAATCCCTCGCACCAGCCCTCGAAAAACAGGCTAA
- a CDS encoding BrnT family toxin, producing the protein MQVEWDSNKAYINFQKHGIRFSDAEAVLYDPNALSFEDATAKGEQRFIVIGMDHLWRLLVVVYTDRGDRVRLISARSATRSERRNYEEGI; encoded by the coding sequence ATGCAAGTTGAATGGGACTCAAACAAAGCCTACATTAATTTTCAAAAGCATGGCATACGTTTTTCTGATGCCGAAGCGGTTTTGTATGATCCGAATGCACTTTCTTTTGAAGATGCGACAGCCAAAGGTGAACAAAGATTTATCGTAATCGGAATGGATCATCTCTGGCGTTTACTAGTTGTTGTCTATACAGATCGCGGTGATCGCGTTCGATTGATTTCTGCTCGTTCTGCTACTCGTTCTGAGAGACGTAATTATGAAGAAGGAATATGA
- a CDS encoding BrnA antitoxin family protein, with product MKKEYDFSQAKRGAVIPQTGKTRITIYIDDDVLEAFRERGDSAGKGYQTIMNEALREYLNKVQPPLNEETLRRVIQEELLVLVSPRVVS from the coding sequence ATGAAGAAGGAATATGATTTTAGCCAAGCTAAACGTGGGGCTGTGATTCCTCAAACAGGCAAAACCCGCATAACGATTTACATTGATGATGACGTACTTGAAGCATTTCGAGAACGTGGTGATTCTGCTGGCAAGGGTTATCAAACGATTATGAATGAAGCTTTGCGAGAATACCTCAACAAAGTACAACCACCCCTGAACGAAGAAACATTACGCCGTGTCATTCAAGAGGAACTTCTTGTATTAGTTAGCCCAAGAGTGGTTTCTTGA
- a CDS encoding Uma2 family endonuclease, with product MNAYTINLDPIVKLTREQFYELCAANPELKLERNANGELVIMSPTGGETGAWNSDITIDLGIWNRQTATGKTFDSSTGFSLPRGSDRSPDAAWIPIEKWNALSPEQRKKFLPLCPDFVIELLSPTDSWIKGLAKMQEYQDNGCRLGWLIDPESKRVAIYRLGQPVEVLEAPVSLSGEDVLLGFVLNLENIWSS from the coding sequence ATGAACGCTTATACAATCAATCTCGATCCGATTGTAAAACTAACCAGAGAGCAGTTTTACGAACTATGTGCGGCAAACCCTGAACTTAAACTAGAGCGCAATGCGAATGGAGAACTCGTAATTATGTCCCCCACTGGCGGCGAAACAGGTGCTTGGAATTCAGATATTACGATTGATTTAGGAATCTGGAATCGTCAAACTGCCACAGGTAAAACTTTTGACTCATCAACTGGCTTTTCTTTGCCTAGAGGTAGCGATCGCTCGCCTGATGCGGCATGGATACCCATTGAAAAATGGAATGCTCTTAGTCCTGAGCAACGCAAGAAGTTTTTACCACTATGTCCAGACTTTGTGATTGAGCTTTTATCGCCAACGGATTCATGGATTAAAGGTTTGGCGAAGATGCAGGAATATCAGGATAATGGTTGTCGTCTGGGTTGGCTCATCGATCCTGAAAGTAAGCGTGTGGCGATTTATCGATTAGGTCAACCTGTAGAAGTTCTCGAAGCTCCTGTAAGTTTGTCTGGAGAAGATGTGTTGTTAGGATTTGTGCTGAATTTAGAAAATATCTGGTCATCTTGA
- a CDS encoding NAD(P)H dehydrogenase subunit NdhS, translating into MIFPGSAVRVVNEGDTYYGFQGQVQRVTDGRVAVIFGGGNWEKIVSFRANELELIDTTVSSKAKKK; encoded by the coding sequence ATCATTTTTCCGGGTTCAGCAGTGCGGGTTGTAAATGAGGGTGACACCTATTACGGATTTCAAGGACAGGTGCAGCGTGTGACCGATGGTCGTGTTGCTGTGATTTTTGGTGGTGGTAACTGGGAAAAGATTGTGTCATTTCGCGCTAATGAGCTAGAACTGATCGATACGACTGTTAGTTCTAAAGCTAAGAAAAAATAA
- a CDS encoding OmpA family protein, producing MRSTIKRMLNCGFDIEQGYCTVAVTNSPTPDKSISKPSGKSSGNSQPADRPVVTLLVRGAVLGVGAIAGIVTGLAIAFVRPDLVWQPSFNFLNYKKQQFTLSSEALFDVDKASIRPESFRLLDEVAAQLPLDKGKRVRINGHVDATTGNALTLSYLRAASVRDYLARLRGEQNYYWMVIGYGATRPLASSAGEGNSKSNRRIEIFVDD from the coding sequence ATGAGATCCACAATTAAGCGTATGCTCAATTGTGGATTTGATATTGAGCAAGGATATTGTACGGTTGCTGTGACAAATTCACCAACTCCAGATAAATCAATTAGTAAACCTTCGGGTAAGTCATCTGGTAATTCGCAACCAGCGGATCGTCCTGTAGTGACTTTGCTCGTGCGTGGTGCGGTCTTAGGCGTAGGCGCGATCGCAGGAATTGTCACTGGCTTAGCGATCGCCTTTGTGCGCCCAGATTTAGTATGGCAACCCTCATTTAACTTTTTAAATTATAAGAAGCAGCAATTTACTCTTTCATCGGAAGCTTTATTTGACGTAGATAAGGCAAGCATTCGCCCTGAAAGTTTTCGGTTGCTGGATGAGGTGGCGGCGCAATTACCCCTAGACAAAGGCAAGCGGGTAAGAATTAATGGACATGTGGATGCAACTACGGGGAATGCCCTAACCTTGTCCTATTTGCGCGCTGCGTCAGTTAGAGATTATTTAGCGAGATTGCGGGGTGAGCAAAACTACTATTGGATGGTGATTGGGTATGGCGCAACTCGTCCTCTGGCTAGTAGTGCTGGTGAAGGCAATAGCAAAAGTAATCGCCGCATCGAGATTTTTGTAGATGATTAG
- a CDS encoding ribonuclease Z yields the protein MQITFLGTSSGVPTRGRNVSSVAVRLPQRAEVWLLDCGEATQHQLLRSDVKISQITKIFITHMHGDHIFGLPGLLASCGMAGNVSHIDIYGPSGLGEYLDACLRYSETRLSYSIKVHRVKTGIVCEDSEFYVMAAPLKHKVTAHGYRLVERDRAGKFDVDKAIAMNIPAGPIFGELKQGKMVTLPDGRKIDGKEFCGAPQIGRKIAYCTDTIFCDSSVELAQNADVLIHETTFAHQDSDMAFQRLHSTSTMAAQVALLANVKQLIMTHFSPRYAPGNAILLEDLVNEARMIFANTIPAHDFMTYEIAPSHSS from the coding sequence ATGCAGATCACTTTTCTCGGTACTAGTTCGGGGGTTCCCACTCGCGGACGCAATGTCTCTAGTGTGGCAGTGCGTTTACCTCAACGTGCTGAGGTATGGTTGCTCGACTGCGGCGAGGCAACCCAACACCAGTTACTCCGAAGTGATGTGAAAATTAGCCAAATTACCAAAATTTTCATCACGCATATGCATGGTGATCATATTTTTGGTTTACCAGGGTTATTAGCAAGTTGTGGCATGGCAGGTAATGTCAGCCATATTGATATTTATGGCCCATCAGGTTTGGGGGAATATCTTGATGCTTGTTTACGCTATAGCGAGACAAGACTCTCATATTCGATCAAAGTGCATCGAGTGAAGACGGGGATCGTCTGCGAAGATTCCGAGTTTTATGTAATGGCGGCTCCTCTTAAGCATAAGGTGACGGCGCATGGCTATCGTTTGGTAGAACGCGATCGCGCAGGTAAGTTTGATGTCGATAAGGCGATCGCGATGAATATTCCTGCGGGTCCAATTTTTGGTGAATTAAAACAGGGCAAAATGGTCACTCTGCCCGATGGACGCAAAATCGATGGTAAAGAATTCTGCGGCGCTCCTCAGATTGGGCGGAAGATTGCCTATTGCACGGATACGATTTTTTGTGATAGTTCGGTGGAGTTGGCGCAAAATGCTGATGTTCTCATCCATGAAACTACTTTCGCTCATCAAGATTCCGATATGGCTTTTCAGCGTTTGCACTCCACTAGCACGATGGCTGCCCAAGTAGCACTTTTGGCGAATGTGAAGCAATTAATCATGACCCATTTCAGTCCCCGCTATGCCCCTGGCAATGCGATTCTACTGGAAGATTTGGTGAATGAGGCAAGGATGATTTTTGCCAATACTATCCCTGCCCATGATTTCATGACCTATGAAATAGCTCCTTCTCATTCATCCTAA
- a CDS encoding type II toxin-antitoxin system PemK/MazF family toxin has product MKVKSGDVVTVDFPAVTGIKRRPAVILSSEIYHTNRPDVIVGLITSQTKNLGATDYVLQDWQLSGLRVASVFRSFIVTLPPSANFLIIGKLSEQDWKGIRNCVKLSLIDLNE; this is encoded by the coding sequence GTGAAAGTGAAATCTGGTGATGTAGTAACCGTTGATTTTCCTGCTGTTACAGGCATCAAACGTCGTCCCGCAGTCATCTTATCTTCAGAGATATATCATACAAACCGTCCTGATGTAATTGTTGGGCTTATAACCTCGCAGACAAAAAATTTAGGTGCTACAGATTATGTACTTCAGGATTGGCAACTATCAGGATTGAGAGTTGCATCTGTTTTTCGTAGTTTTATTGTGACATTGCCTCCATCAGCTAATTTTCTAATCATTGGAAAGTTGTCGGAACAAGATTGGAAAGGTATTAGAAATTGTGTCAAGTTATCTTTGATTGATTTGAATGAATGA
- a CDS encoding IS4 family transposase: MKEINLFREKLHEHLQWNGARLAFVSMFLIALMRVKTVNLTEIATGFSGKAKVESHYKRLQRFFREFEVDYESIALMVVKVMKIPEPWVISIDRTDWKFGKMVFNVLTLGVVHHGIAFPLVWMMLDKKGNSNTRERCELCNRFLEIFGDGKIDFLTADREFVGEEWFDYLLCDPSTRFRIRIRKNTLLDDGQKQLRADVCFQDLQVGQSKVLSKPRLVWQHWLYIAAMRLDDGDLLIVATAHDHNRAIADYAKRWAIETLFGCFKSRGFCLEATHIQHPERLSKLIALLTLALCWAFSSGLWLAQINPLKPKKHGRLPKSIFRLGFDFLRHFIFDLHLNSQAFFNSIKFLSCT; the protein is encoded by the coding sequence GTGAAAGAGATTAACCTATTTCGCGAAAAGTTGCATGAGCATCTGCAATGGAATGGAGCAAGACTAGCATTTGTATCGATGTTCTTGATTGCACTAATGCGAGTAAAGACAGTAAACCTAACCGAAATCGCTACAGGATTTAGTGGTAAAGCCAAAGTCGAATCGCACTATAAGCGGTTACAGAGATTTTTTCGAGAGTTTGAAGTGGACTATGAAAGCATCGCTTTAATGGTCGTCAAAGTGATGAAAATACCCGAACCATGGGTAATTTCCATCGACCGCACCGATTGGAAATTCGGCAAGATGGTGTTTAATGTGCTGACCTTGGGAGTAGTGCATCACGGTATCGCCTTCCCGTTGGTATGGATGATGCTGGACAAAAAAGGTAACTCGAACACCCGTGAACGATGTGAATTGTGTAATCGATTTCTGGAAATATTTGGAGACGGCAAAATCGACTTTTTGACCGCAGACCGTGAATTTGTGGGGGAAGAATGGTTTGATTACTTGCTTTGTGACCCATCTACCCGTTTTCGTATCCGTATTCGCAAAAACACCTTGCTTGATGATGGGCAGAAACAACTACGGGCTGATGTTTGTTTCCAAGATCTCCAAGTTGGTCAATCAAAAGTATTGTCCAAGCCCAGACTAGTTTGGCAACATTGGCTTTATATTGCGGCTATGCGTCTTGATGATGGTGATTTGTTAATTGTTGCCACTGCTCATGACCATAATAGGGCTATTGCTGACTATGCTAAGCGTTGGGCGATTGAGACTTTATTTGGGTGTTTTAAATCTCGTGGCTTTTGTTTGGAGGCTACTCACATTCAACACCCTGAACGCCTTTCTAAACTTATTGCTTTACTAACTCTGGCTTTATGTTGGGCTTTTTCTTCTGGGCTTTGGCTTGCTCAAATCAATCCCCTCAAACCTAAAAAACATGGTCGCTTACCTAAAAGTATTTTTCGTCTTGGTTTTGATTTCCTGCGTCACTTCATCTTTGACTTACATCTCAATTCCCAAGCCTTCTTTAACTCCATTAAATTTTTGTCCTGTACTTAG
- a CDS encoding ATP-binding protein has translation MWLSFIKPLPLYFCNFLSCTKQKNKKQLSLFDIVPEENSPLIEKSKDDLPQLNVPNSLLNTQADKNNLEITEDSVLFLPETYESIVKKIGRDNARLADFVIPVTQFEKKIIQILADISTAGYLVFLYGVSGVGKSTFTGSLKLQRYIPVQKIVSIDASELDRNTDHPKLKLLLENIRLEAESFFKDNDEKSTDDKLCIVIEYLENLEDEDQNKVISFFRDLNQFLRKYGVLIIWPITEKSYLRKMQDYAKSFSSTIFHDRTPFIDFTGPSIDDYPTIAKKTIMFFNSGKSCYEFQLNDDDLEKLKQDYLKKPKEKHLIRDYLRDVKKLWQDRTDYLAQVVSKIPKPMEVWFIFAYPHAEGVVAGFAKKTPDIPNEMWNADYRSLNAYINDNNQRKAAWSSERLTFALTSTMLTTKIMYLPTNALISCIAAYANDANLKISKDDLLDENKFNIPAAWFQKYAAKKTLRSTPLYLQILELQTSGNPNSLGKPKFTAGKRKSGKVVEGLTNATQAFEKFNEKISAKNSKKMSDNSLNKSICLALRDVLEDYENISVESEQVHPYLEHIKPDVLIQMQEKIICVEMCYTSDNTPGYLADYVLRKLNTYMNQLQFKFGIDPASKK, from the coding sequence ATGTGGTTATCTTTTATAAAACCCCTTCCTCTCTACTTTTGCAACTTTTTGTCCTGTACTAAGCAGAAAAATAAAAAGCAACTCTCTCTATTTGATATAGTACCTGAAGAAAACAGCCCTCTAATTGAGAAAAGCAAAGATGATTTACCTCAATTGAATGTTCCAAATTCACTTTTAAATACTCAAGCAGATAAAAATAATCTTGAAATTACTGAAGATTCAGTATTATTCTTGCCTGAGACATATGAGTCAATCGTAAAGAAAATAGGAAGAGATAATGCTAGGCTTGCTGACTTTGTTATTCCTGTAACACAGTTTGAGAAAAAGATTATTCAAATACTTGCTGATATTAGCACTGCTGGATACTTAGTATTTTTATACGGTGTCTCAGGGGTAGGTAAGTCTACTTTTACAGGTTCCTTAAAGCTACAAAGATACATACCAGTTCAAAAAATTGTATCCATTGATGCTAGTGAATTAGATAGAAATACTGATCATCCTAAATTAAAACTTTTATTAGAAAATATCCGACTGGAAGCTGAAAGCTTCTTTAAAGATAATGATGAGAAATCTACTGACGACAAATTATGTATAGTTATTGAATATCTAGAAAATTTAGAAGATGAAGATCAAAATAAAGTTATATCTTTTTTTAGAGATCTAAATCAATTTTTACGTAAATATGGCGTTTTAATTATTTGGCCAATTACAGAAAAATCTTACTTGCGAAAAATGCAAGACTACGCGAAAAGCTTCTCTAGTACAATTTTTCATGATCGAACGCCATTTATTGATTTTACGGGGCCTTCAATTGATGATTATCCAACTATTGCTAAGAAGACAATCATGTTTTTCAATAGTGGAAAAAGTTGTTATGAATTTCAATTAAATGATGATGATCTTGAAAAGTTAAAGCAAGATTATCTAAAAAAGCCTAAAGAAAAGCATTTAATTAGGGATTATTTGCGGGATGTAAAAAAATTATGGCAGGACAGGACGGATTATCTTGCTCAAGTTGTGAGTAAAATTCCAAAGCCAATGGAAGTATGGTTTATATTCGCTTATCCTCATGCTGAGGGCGTGGTCGCAGGGTTTGCTAAAAAAACTCCTGATATTCCTAATGAGATGTGGAACGCAGACTATAGATCTCTTAATGCCTATATTAATGACAATAATCAAAGAAAAGCTGCATGGAGCAGTGAAAGACTTACTTTTGCTCTTACCAGTACAATGTTAACAACTAAAATCATGTACTTACCAACCAACGCTCTAATATCCTGTATTGCCGCTTATGCGAATGATGCAAATCTTAAAATTAGCAAAGACGATTTGTTGGATGAGAATAAATTTAATATTCCAGCAGCTTGGTTTCAGAAGTACGCAGCTAAGAAAACACTAAGAAGTACACCATTATATTTACAAATTTTAGAACTTCAAACATCTGGTAATCCTAACTCATTAGGTAAACCTAAATTTACAGCAGGTAAGAGAAAAAGCGGTAAAGTTGTAGAAGGACTTACAAATGCAACACAGGCTTTTGAAAAGTTTAATGAAAAAATATCTGCCAAAAACTCAAAGAAGATGAGCGATAATTCATTAAATAAATCTATTTGCCTAGCTTTGAGAGATGTATTGGAAGACTATGAAAATATTTCTGTTGAATCAGAGCAAGTTCATCCATATTTAGAACATATCAAACCTGATGTTTTAATACAAATGCAAGAGAAGATCATATGTGTTGAAATGTGCTATACCAGTGATAATACCCCAGGATACCTTGCAGATTATGTATTAAGGAAGTTGAACACTTATATGAACCAACTTCAATTTAAATTTGGAATTGATCCTGCTTCAAAAAAGTAA
- a CDS encoding ribulose bisphosphate carboxylase small subunit — protein sequence MQTLPKERRYETLSYLPPLSDAQITRQIEYTLKQGFYPAIEFNEDSDPAIHYWTLWKLPLFNARTPQEVLSEVQACRSSYPGSFIRVVAFDNIKQCQVQSFIVHKPNSARY from the coding sequence ATGCAAACTTTACCAAAAGAGCGTCGTTACGAAACTCTTTCCTACCTTCCCCCTTTGAGCGATGCTCAAATCACTCGTCAAATCGAGTACACCTTGAAGCAAGGTTTCTATCCTGCGATCGAATTTAACGAAGATTCCGATCCTGCGATTCACTACTGGACTCTTTGGAAGTTGCCCTTGTTCAACGCTAGAACTCCTCAAGAAGTTTTGAGCGAAGTTCAAGCTTGCCGCTCTAGCTACCCCGGTTCTTTCATTCGCGTTGTAGCTTTTGACAACATCAAGCAGTGCCAAGTCCAAAGCTTCATCGTACACAAGCCTAACAGCGCTCGTTACTAA
- a CDS encoding chaperonin family protein RbcX, whose translation MDIKRSTKSTANMLINFLTFEAVKTIAEQLEETDKLKALWFNQFSTRERLQNGELYIKDLFEVHQEMAFRVMTVREHLANEILDFLPEMTRTGIQQSNMQLRRRHFERIMSVQASEGYAECENLDSDVENKEPISEDSVGNPPEAVADSDVDGDRASTEANQ comes from the coding sequence ATGGATATTAAGCGCAGTACTAAGTCCACAGCCAATATGTTGATCAATTTTTTGACCTTCGAGGCTGTTAAGACTATTGCCGAGCAATTGGAGGAAACTGATAAGTTAAAGGCTCTTTGGTTTAACCAATTCTCGACGCGCGAAAGACTCCAGAATGGCGAGCTTTACATCAAAGACTTATTTGAAGTTCATCAAGAAATGGCTTTTCGAGTGATGACTGTGCGAGAACATCTAGCAAATGAGATTTTAGATTTTTTGCCAGAAATGACCCGTACAGGTATTCAACAATCAAATATGCAGCTTCGTCGTCGGCATTTTGAGCGCATCATGAGCGTTCAGGCTTCTGAAGGATATGCGGAATGTGAGAATCTAGATTCTGATGTGGAAAATAAAGAACCTATTTCAGAAGATAGTGTCGGTAATCCTCCCGAAGCAGTTGCAGACTCAGATGTTGATGGCGATCGCGCTTCTACGGAAGCAAATCAATAG
- a CDS encoding form I ribulose bisphosphate carboxylase large subunit, whose translation MSYSKTQSKAKAGYDAGVQDYKLKYYTPDYTPRDTDLLAAFRFVPQPGVPPEEAAAAVAAESSTGTWTTVWTDLLTDLDRYKGRCYDVEPVPNEDNQYIAYIAYPLDLFEEGSVTNLLTSLVGNVFGFKALRALRLEDIRVPIAYLKTFQGPPHGIQVERDKLNKYGRPLLGCTIKPKLGLSAKNYGRAVYECLRGGLDFTKDDENINSQPFMRWRDRFLFVQEAIEKAQAETGEIKGHYLNVTAPTSEQMMERAAFAKEIGTPIIMHDFLTGGFTANTSLAKYCRENGLLLHIHRAMHAVIDRQKTHGIHFRVLAKCLRMSGGDHLHSGTVVGKLEGEKGITMGFVDLMREDHIELDRDRGIYFTQDWASMPGVLPVASGGIHVWHMPALVEIFGDDSCLQFGGGTLGHPWGAAPGATANRVALEACIQARNEGRDMMREGGDILREAGRWSPELNAALELWKEIKFEFEAMDTL comes from the coding sequence ATGTCTTACTCAAAAACACAGTCTAAAGCCAAGGCTGGGTACGACGCTGGTGTTCAGGACTATAAACTAAAGTACTATACCCCCGATTACACACCCAGAGATACTGACCTTCTCGCAGCTTTCCGCTTCGTGCCTCAACCAGGCGTACCTCCCGAAGAAGCAGCAGCAGCAGTTGCCGCAGAATCTTCTACTGGTACATGGACTACTGTATGGACAGACTTGTTGACCGACCTCGATCGCTACAAAGGTCGCTGCTATGATGTCGAGCCAGTACCTAACGAAGACAATCAATATATTGCTTACATCGCATATCCTCTAGATTTGTTTGAAGAAGGTTCTGTAACCAACTTGCTAACCTCATTGGTTGGTAACGTATTTGGTTTCAAAGCTCTTCGCGCACTTCGTCTAGAAGACATCCGCGTACCTATTGCATACTTGAAGACATTCCAAGGACCTCCTCACGGTATCCAAGTTGAGCGCGACAAGTTGAACAAGTACGGTCGTCCTCTATTGGGTTGTACCATTAAGCCTAAATTAGGTCTTTCTGCGAAGAACTACGGTCGTGCAGTATACGAATGTCTACGCGGCGGTTTGGACTTCACCAAAGACGACGAAAACATTAACTCTCAGCCTTTCATGCGCTGGCGCGATCGCTTCCTGTTTGTACAAGAAGCAATCGAAAAAGCCCAAGCTGAAACTGGCGAAATCAAGGGTCACTACCTCAACGTAACTGCGCCTACATCTGAACAAATGATGGAACGTGCAGCTTTCGCTAAGGAAATTGGTACACCAATCATCATGCATGACTTCTTGACTGGTGGTTTCACAGCTAACACCTCTCTTGCTAAGTACTGCCGCGAAAATGGCTTGCTCTTGCACATTCACCGCGCTATGCACGCGGTTATCGACCGTCAAAAGACCCACGGGATTCACTTCCGCGTTTTGGCTAAGTGCCTTCGTATGTCTGGTGGTGATCACCTCCACTCTGGAACCGTTGTTGGTAAGCTCGAAGGCGAAAAGGGCATCACCATGGGCTTTGTTGACCTAATGCGTGAAGACCATATCGAACTCGATCGCGATCGTGGTATCTACTTCACTCAAGATTGGGCTTCTATGCCTGGTGTACTTCCCGTTGCTTCGGGTGGTATCCACGTATGGCACATGCCTGCGCTCGTTGAAATCTTCGGCGATGACTCTTGCTTACAGTTCGGTGGTGGTACTTTGGGTCACCCATGGGGTGCTGCTCCTGGCGCAACCGCTAACCGTGTTGCTCTCGAAGCTTGTATCCAAGCTCGTAACGAAGGTCGCGACATGATGCGTGAAGGTGGCGACATCCTCCGTGAAGCTGGTCGTTGGTCTCCTGAATTGAATGCTGCTCTTGAACTTTGGAAGGAAATCAAGTTCGAGTTTGAAGCAATGGATACTCTCTAA